The following coding sequences lie in one Apium graveolens cultivar Ventura chromosome 3, ASM990537v1, whole genome shotgun sequence genomic window:
- the LOC141713241 gene encoding glutamate dehydrogenase A isoform X2, translating to MNALAATSRNFRQAARILNLDSKLEKSLLIPFREIKVECTIPKDDGSLVSYIGFRVQHDNARGPMKGGIRYHPEVDPDEVNALAQLMTWKTAVADIPYGGAKGGIGCTPKDLTKSELERLTRVFTQKIHDLIGVQTDVPAPDMGTNAQTMAWILDEYSKFHGHSPAIVTGKPIDLGGSLGREAATGRGVVYATKALLDEHGKSIKDLTFAIQGFGNVGSWAGRLLHEQGGKVVAVSDITGGVKNPNGLDIPSLLKHKEDTGSLKNFSGGDDMQAEDLLGQECDVLIPCALGGVLNRENAQDVRAKFIIEAANHPTDPEADEILSKKGVIVLPDIYANSGGVTVSYFEWVQNIQGFMWDEEKVNKELKKYMTRAFLNIKNMCQTHNCDLRMGAFTLGVNRVARATMLRGWEA from the exons ATGAATGCTCTAGCCGCCACAAGCCGTAATTTTCGACAAGCGGCTCGTATTCTTAACCTTGATTCAAAACTGGAAAAGAGTCTCTTGATCCCCTTCAGAGAAATCAAG GTAGAGTGCACCATCCCAAAAGATGATGGAAGCTTGGTGTCTTATATTGGTTTTAGGGTCCAGCATGATAATGCCCGTGGCCCCATGAAAGGGGGCATCCGATATCACCCTGAG GTTGATCCTGATGAAGTGAATGCCCTGGCTCAATTGATGACTTGGAAGACTGCTGTAGCAGACATTCCTTATGGTGGAGCAAAGGGCGGGATCGGATGCACACCCAAGGACTTAACAAAAAGTGAGCTGGAACGTCTTACTCGTGTTTTTACTCAAAAAATTCATGATCTGATTGGAGTTCAAACTGATGTTCCTGCCCCAGATATGGGCACCAATGCTCAG ACCATGGCTTGGATTTTGGATGAGTACTCAAAATTTCACGGGCATTCACCAGCTATTGTGACAGGGAAACCAATA GATCTCGGTGGTTCATTAGGCAGGGAAGCAGCTACTGGACGTGGCGTTGTTTATGCTACGAAAGCTTTGTTAGACGAACATGGAAAGTCAATTAAAGATCTTACTTTTGCCATTCAG GGTTTTGGAAACGTGGGATCTTGGGCAGGAAGGCTCCTTCATGAACAAGGTGGAAAGGTTGTTGCAGTGAGTGACATTACTGGAGGAGTCAAAAACCCAAATGGGCTTGATATACCTTCTTTGCTCAAGCATAAAGAAGACACAGGCAGCTTGAAGAATTTCAGCGGTGGAGACGATATGCAGGCAGAGGATTTGCTTGGGCAGGAGTGTGATGTTCTTATACCATGTGCCTTAGGTGGTGTCTTGAACAG AGAAAATGCACAAGATGTGAGGGCGAAATTTATAATTGAAGCAGCAAATCATCCGACTGATCCCGAAGCTGATGAG ATTCTCTCTAAGAAAGGAGTAATAGTACTTCCAGATATCTATGCAAATTCTGGGGGCGTGACTGTCAGTTATTTTGAGTGGGTTCAG AACATTCAAGGCTTCATGTGGGATGAAGAAAAGGTGAATAAGGAACTCAAGAAGTATATGACAAGAGCCTTCCTTAATATTAAGAACATGTGCCAGACACATAATTGCGACCTTCGTATGGGTGCATTCACACTTGGTGTGAATCGGGTTGCTCGTGCTACGATGTTAAGGGGCTGGGAAGCATAA
- the LOC141713241 gene encoding glutamate dehydrogenase A isoform X3 → MNALAATSRNFRQAARILNLDSKLEKSLLIPFREIKVECTIPKDDGSLVSYIGFRVQHDNARGPMKGGIRYHPEVDPDEVNALAQLMTWKTAVADIPYGGAKGGIGCTPKDLTKIFAHEQTMAWILDEYSKFHGHSPAIVTGKPIDLGGSLGREAATGRGVVYATKALLDEHGKSIKDLTFAIQGFGNVGSWAGRLLHEQGGKVVAVSDITGGVKNPNGLDIPSLLKHKEDTGSLKNFSGGDDMQAEDLLGQECDVLIPCALGGVLNRENAQDVRAKFIIEAANHPTDPEADEILSKKGVIVLPDIYANSGGVTVSYFEWVQNIQGFMWDEEKVNKELKKYMTRAFLNIKNMCQTHNCDLRMGAFTLGVNRVARATMLRGWEA, encoded by the exons ATGAATGCTCTAGCCGCCACAAGCCGTAATTTTCGACAAGCGGCTCGTATTCTTAACCTTGATTCAAAACTGGAAAAGAGTCTCTTGATCCCCTTCAGAGAAATCAAG GTAGAGTGCACCATCCCAAAAGATGATGGAAGCTTGGTGTCTTATATTGGTTTTAGGGTCCAGCATGATAATGCCCGTGGCCCCATGAAAGGGGGCATCCGATATCACCCTGAG GTTGATCCTGATGAAGTGAATGCCCTGGCTCAATTGATGACTTGGAAGACTGCTGTAGCAGACATTCCTTATGGTGGAGCAAAGGGCGGGATCGGATGCACACCCAAGGACTTAACAAAAA TTTTTGCACATGAACAGACCATGGCTTGGATTTTGGATGAGTACTCAAAATTTCACGGGCATTCACCAGCTATTGTGACAGGGAAACCAATA GATCTCGGTGGTTCATTAGGCAGGGAAGCAGCTACTGGACGTGGCGTTGTTTATGCTACGAAAGCTTTGTTAGACGAACATGGAAAGTCAATTAAAGATCTTACTTTTGCCATTCAG GGTTTTGGAAACGTGGGATCTTGGGCAGGAAGGCTCCTTCATGAACAAGGTGGAAAGGTTGTTGCAGTGAGTGACATTACTGGAGGAGTCAAAAACCCAAATGGGCTTGATATACCTTCTTTGCTCAAGCATAAAGAAGACACAGGCAGCTTGAAGAATTTCAGCGGTGGAGACGATATGCAGGCAGAGGATTTGCTTGGGCAGGAGTGTGATGTTCTTATACCATGTGCCTTAGGTGGTGTCTTGAACAG AGAAAATGCACAAGATGTGAGGGCGAAATTTATAATTGAAGCAGCAAATCATCCGACTGATCCCGAAGCTGATGAG ATTCTCTCTAAGAAAGGAGTAATAGTACTTCCAGATATCTATGCAAATTCTGGGGGCGTGACTGTCAGTTATTTTGAGTGGGTTCAG AACATTCAAGGCTTCATGTGGGATGAAGAAAAGGTGAATAAGGAACTCAAGAAGTATATGACAAGAGCCTTCCTTAATATTAAGAACATGTGCCAGACACATAATTGCGACCTTCGTATGGGTGCATTCACACTTGGTGTGAATCGGGTTGCTCGTGCTACGATGTTAAGGGGCTGGGAAGCATAA
- the LOC141713241 gene encoding glutamate dehydrogenase A isoform X1 gives MNALAATSRNFRQAARILNLDSKLEKSLLIPFREIKVECTIPKDDGSLVSYIGFRVQHDNARGPMKGGIRYHPEVDPDEVNALAQLMTWKTAVADIPYGGAKGGIGCTPKDLTKSELERLTRVFTQKIHDLIGVQTDVPAPDMGTNAQVSRLWFFAHEQTMAWILDEYSKFHGHSPAIVTGKPIDLGGSLGREAATGRGVVYATKALLDEHGKSIKDLTFAIQGFGNVGSWAGRLLHEQGGKVVAVSDITGGVKNPNGLDIPSLLKHKEDTGSLKNFSGGDDMQAEDLLGQECDVLIPCALGGVLNRENAQDVRAKFIIEAANHPTDPEADEILSKKGVIVLPDIYANSGGVTVSYFEWVQNIQGFMWDEEKVNKELKKYMTRAFLNIKNMCQTHNCDLRMGAFTLGVNRVARATMLRGWEA, from the exons ATGAATGCTCTAGCCGCCACAAGCCGTAATTTTCGACAAGCGGCTCGTATTCTTAACCTTGATTCAAAACTGGAAAAGAGTCTCTTGATCCCCTTCAGAGAAATCAAG GTAGAGTGCACCATCCCAAAAGATGATGGAAGCTTGGTGTCTTATATTGGTTTTAGGGTCCAGCATGATAATGCCCGTGGCCCCATGAAAGGGGGCATCCGATATCACCCTGAG GTTGATCCTGATGAAGTGAATGCCCTGGCTCAATTGATGACTTGGAAGACTGCTGTAGCAGACATTCCTTATGGTGGAGCAAAGGGCGGGATCGGATGCACACCCAAGGACTTAACAAAAAGTGAGCTGGAACGTCTTACTCGTGTTTTTACTCAAAAAATTCATGATCTGATTGGAGTTCAAACTGATGTTCCTGCCCCAGATATGGGCACCAATGCTCAGGTTTCCCGACTTTGGT TTTTTGCACATGAACAGACCATGGCTTGGATTTTGGATGAGTACTCAAAATTTCACGGGCATTCACCAGCTATTGTGACAGGGAAACCAATA GATCTCGGTGGTTCATTAGGCAGGGAAGCAGCTACTGGACGTGGCGTTGTTTATGCTACGAAAGCTTTGTTAGACGAACATGGAAAGTCAATTAAAGATCTTACTTTTGCCATTCAG GGTTTTGGAAACGTGGGATCTTGGGCAGGAAGGCTCCTTCATGAACAAGGTGGAAAGGTTGTTGCAGTGAGTGACATTACTGGAGGAGTCAAAAACCCAAATGGGCTTGATATACCTTCTTTGCTCAAGCATAAAGAAGACACAGGCAGCTTGAAGAATTTCAGCGGTGGAGACGATATGCAGGCAGAGGATTTGCTTGGGCAGGAGTGTGATGTTCTTATACCATGTGCCTTAGGTGGTGTCTTGAACAG AGAAAATGCACAAGATGTGAGGGCGAAATTTATAATTGAAGCAGCAAATCATCCGACTGATCCCGAAGCTGATGAG ATTCTCTCTAAGAAAGGAGTAATAGTACTTCCAGATATCTATGCAAATTCTGGGGGCGTGACTGTCAGTTATTTTGAGTGGGTTCAG AACATTCAAGGCTTCATGTGGGATGAAGAAAAGGTGAATAAGGAACTCAAGAAGTATATGACAAGAGCCTTCCTTAATATTAAGAACATGTGCCAGACACATAATTGCGACCTTCGTATGGGTGCATTCACACTTGGTGTGAATCGGGTTGCTCGTGCTACGATGTTAAGGGGCTGGGAAGCATAA
- the LOC141714950 gene encoding light-harvesting complex-like protein 3 isotype 1, chloroplastic, translating to MASLSVTVSMQKACSTAYFMRKHKSVLKPSCSVATKQAAAPIESAKSLNLDDKSGEVEAQVAINKDTEDAHEPEFFDARWKEGTWDLNMFVNKGKMDWDSVISAEARRRKFVQVHPAVSTNESPVLFKTSIIPWWAWVTHFHLPQAELLNGRAAMIGFFMGYIVDVLTGLNVVSQTGNFICKAGLFVTIIGILVFRRSNDRKLKKMESPKLSFENCVAGLASH from the exons atgGCATCTCTTAGTGTTACCGTTTCAATGCAAAAGGCTTGCAGCACCGCCTATTTTATGAGGAAACACAAGTCTGTGTTGAAGCCTTCATGCTCTGTGGCAACCAAGCAAGCAGCTGCCCCCATTGAAAGCGCCAAGAGTTTAAACCTGGATGATAAGTCCGGGGAAGTTGAGGCACAAGTGGCAATCAATAAAGATACAGAAGATGCTCATGAACCGGAATTTTTTGATGCGAGGTGGAAAGAAGGGACGTGGGATCTGAACATGTTTGTTAACAAAGGGAAAATGGATTGGGATAGTGTTATATCTGCAG AAGCAAGGAGAAGAAAATTTGTACAAGTGCATCCAGCAGTGTCAACTAATGAATCCCCTGTGCTGTTTAAAACCTCCATCATACCATGGTGGGCATGGGTCACCCACTTCCACCTTCCCCAAGCTGAGCTCCTAAATG GACGAGCTGCAATGATTGGATTTTTCATGGGCTACATTGTGGATGTTTTAACCGGACTCAACGTTGTAAGCCAAACTGGAAATTTTATATGCAAGGCGGGACTTTTTGTGACAATAATCGGTATACTTGTGTTTAGACGATCCAACGATCGCAAGCTCAAGAAAATGGAAAGCCCCAAACTTTCATTTGAAAACTGTGTGGCCGGTTTAGCCTCTCACTAG